One window from the genome of Candidatus Binatia bacterium encodes:
- a CDS encoding MaoC family dehydratase N-terminal domain-containing protein, producing the protein MAFADIDRSVIGREYDRLTYPPITAEELISYAKSLGVTDPIYLDEEAAKRGPYGGLVAFPTFVVKLRGGQHMPPEVAREMNKLGGFDAGKDIEFGVPIRPGDVITATSTITELYEKTGRSGSMWFVVFRQHLVNQNGEMVANVDSRLMQRGSSDKEAAR; encoded by the coding sequence ATGGCCTTCGCCGACATCGACCGGTCCGTCATCGGACGTGAGTACGACCGCCTGACCTACCCGCCGATCACCGCGGAGGAGCTCATCTCCTACGCGAAGTCGCTCGGCGTGACCGACCCGATCTACCTCGACGAAGAGGCGGCCAAGCGCGGCCCGTACGGCGGGCTCGTCGCCTTCCCGACCTTCGTCGTCAAGCTGCGCGGCGGCCAGCACATGCCGCCCGAGGTCGCGCGCGAGATGAACAAGCTCGGCGGCTTCGACGCCGGCAAGGACATCGAGTTCGGCGTGCCGATCCGCCCGGGCGACGTCATCACCGCGACCTCGACGATCACCGAGCTCTACGAGAAGACCGGCCGCTCGGGGTCGATGTGGTTCGTGGTCTTCCGCCAGCACCTGGTGAACCAGAACGGCGAGATGGTGGCGAACGTCGACTCGCGCTTGATGCAGCGCGGAAGCAGCGACAAGGAGGCGGCACGATGA